The nucleotide window AGGAGCCGTCCGGGAAGGGTGATCTTCGACGTGACACGCGTCCCCTTCTGCCCGATAGGCTCGCGTGACACCTGGACGATGAGCTCCTGCCCGTCCTCGAGGACGCCTTCGATCCTCTCCCCCACCTCGAAGTGAAAGTCCGAGCTGTCGAACTCCTCGTACATACCGCGGTCGAGGATGATGTCTCCCACATAGAGGAAAGC belongs to Syntrophorhabdus sp. and includes:
- a CDS encoding S1 RNA-binding domain-containing protein; amino-acid sequence: MASELVINVTYSETRIAFLENGTLVEFFIEKKNDHSMVGSIYKGKVVRIVPGMDAAFIDIGLEKSAFLYVGDIILDRGMYEEFDSSDFHFEVGERIEGVLEDGQELIVQVSREPIGQKGTRVTSKITLPGRLL